One genomic segment of Musa acuminata AAA Group cultivar baxijiao chromosome BXJ3-3, Cavendish_Baxijiao_AAA, whole genome shotgun sequence includes these proteins:
- the LOC135632239 gene encoding early nodulin-like protein 2 — MMAAVSKILLGSLLLAGVIMGLVTSSEASVYDVGGRDGWVPNPSESYDGWAGRNRFLVNDKLVFRYRKDADSVLVVTKQDYDACNGGNPIQKLEGGDSEFKLDRSGPFFFISGTPGNCQKGQKLQVVVLAVRNVKPAPSPPAPPPAIPPSPLPPSERPTSPPAPPPSLSSNSSSGTGTQTTPSPSPIPSHPSHSSSLAGLSTITLGLAAMILGGAFVY, encoded by the exons ATGATGGCGGCGGTCTCCAAAATCTTGCTCGGTTCTCTTCTTCTTGCAGGGGTCATAATGGGGTTGGTGACGTCTTCCGAGGCTTCTGTTTACGACGTCGGTGGGAGAGATGGTTGGGTGCCCAATCCTTCGGAAAGTTACGACGGCTGGGCTGGGAGGAACAGGTTCCTGGTCAATGACAAGCTCG TGTTTAGATACAGGAAGGATGCGGACTCGGTTCTGGTGGTGACGAAGCAGGACTACGACGCATGCAACGGGGGCAATCCGATCCAGAAGTTGGAGGGAGGCGATTCGGAGTTCAAGTTGGATCGGTCGGGGCCGTTCTTCTTCATCAGCGGCACGCCGGGCAACTGCCAGAAGGGCCAGAAGCTGCAGGTGGTGGTGTTGGCCGTCAGAAACGTGAAACCAGCCCCGTCGCCGCCGGCCCCTCCACCAGCTATCCCTCCGTCACCGCTTCCTCCTTCCGAGCGCCCCACCTCCCCTCCTGCTCCTCCACCATCTCTCTCTTCCAACTCCTCTAGTGGAACTGGTACACAGAcaacgccgtcgccgtcgccgatcCCGTCTCACCCGAGCCACTCCTCCTCTCTCGCAGGCTTATCAACGATCACGCTTGGACTAGCGGCCATGATCCTGGGTGGCGCCTTTGTCTACTAA